From one Catenuloplanes nepalensis genomic stretch:
- a CDS encoding glycoside hydrolase family 43 protein — MRFVGSFVIGAFRNPVVPGFFPDPSVCRVGQDYYLATSSFEYVPGVPILHSRDLVHWRQIGNALTEAQLGFGETVPASGGVYAPTLRHHDGLFWLITTNVSGGGTVILTATDPAGPWSDPVRLPGINGIDPDLAWDAEGNCWCTFAGIRQARIDPKTGETLETPRPIWSGTPGAQYPEAPHLYRIGDRWYLLIAEGGTERGHGVSIARGPRPDGPFEPCPANPILTHRSTDRPIQNTGHGDLIQAHDGSWWLLFLGTRPRGGSPGYHVLGRETFLAPVTWVDGWPVIGEVAPVTEGPTLPAAPWPDVQPGDGGGDEHDDFRGPRLHPRWIQPRAATARLDVREGWLTVPEGGFAGRRQTHLSCRVQTRADPDPGAAGGLMVRLDERHWYGVHVDGDQVIAEARIGPLRQVLGVHRRAAGPVLLTVAIDAAGPDPDSPTDSPDLVRLGLVADDVFVSLAELDGRYLSTEVAGGFTGRVIGLSALRGTVHYDWFSYTGSDA, encoded by the coding sequence ACTACTACCTCGCGACCTCCAGCTTCGAGTACGTGCCCGGCGTGCCGATCCTGCACAGCCGCGACCTGGTGCACTGGCGACAGATCGGCAACGCGCTGACCGAGGCGCAGCTGGGCTTCGGCGAGACGGTTCCGGCGTCCGGCGGCGTCTACGCGCCCACGCTGCGGCACCACGACGGGCTGTTCTGGCTGATCACCACGAACGTCTCCGGCGGCGGCACCGTGATCCTGACCGCGACCGACCCGGCCGGGCCGTGGTCCGACCCGGTGCGGCTCCCCGGCATCAACGGCATCGACCCGGACCTCGCCTGGGACGCCGAGGGCAACTGCTGGTGCACGTTCGCCGGGATCCGGCAGGCGCGGATCGACCCGAAGACCGGCGAGACGCTGGAGACGCCGCGGCCGATCTGGTCCGGCACGCCCGGCGCGCAGTACCCGGAGGCGCCGCACCTCTACCGGATCGGCGACCGGTGGTACCTGCTGATCGCGGAGGGCGGCACCGAGCGCGGCCACGGCGTCTCGATCGCGCGCGGCCCGCGGCCGGACGGGCCGTTCGAGCCCTGCCCGGCCAACCCGATCCTCACCCACCGCAGCACCGACCGGCCGATCCAGAACACCGGCCACGGCGACCTGATCCAGGCACACGACGGCAGCTGGTGGCTGCTGTTCCTCGGCACCCGCCCGCGCGGCGGCAGCCCCGGCTACCACGTGCTCGGCCGCGAGACGTTTCTGGCGCCGGTTACCTGGGTGGACGGCTGGCCGGTGATCGGCGAGGTGGCGCCGGTGACCGAGGGGCCGACGCTGCCCGCCGCGCCCTGGCCGGACGTCCAGCCGGGCGATGGAGGCGGCGACGAGCACGACGACTTCCGCGGCCCACGCCTGCATCCGCGGTGGATCCAGCCGCGCGCCGCGACCGCCCGGCTGGACGTCCGGGAGGGCTGGCTGACCGTGCCGGAGGGCGGGTTCGCCGGCCGCCGCCAGACGCACCTGAGCTGCCGCGTGCAGACCCGCGCGGACCCGGACCCCGGGGCGGCCGGCGGCCTGATGGTACGGCTGGACGAGCGCCACTGGTACGGCGTGCACGTCGACGGCGACCAGGTGATCGCGGAGGCCCGGATCGGCCCGCTGCGCCAGGTGCTCGGCGTCCACCGCCGCGCCGCGGGCCCGGTGCTGCTGACCGTCGCGATCGACGCGGCCGGGCCGGACCCGGACTCGCCCACCGACTCACCGGACCTGGTCCGGCTCGGGCTGGTCGCGGACGACGTCTTCGTCTCGCTGGCCGAGCTGGACGGCCGTTACCTGTCGACCGAGGTCGCAGGCGGTTTCACCGGCCGGGTGATCGGCCTGTCCGCGCTGCGCGGGACCGTTCACTACGACTGGTTCAGCTACACCGGCTCGGACGCCTGA